The following DNA comes from Thermogemmatispora onikobensis.
GCCGATGGTTGGCTCATCGAGGAAAAGGACGCGCGGATAGTGCAAGAGGCCGCGAGCGATCTCCAGACGGCGCTTCATGCCTCCCGAGAAGGTGCGCACCAGCTGGTCGCGCCGGTCGTAGAGATCGACCATCTTGAGCAGCTCCTCGCGACGCTGCTTGCTCACCGCCGCCGGCAAACCATAGACGGTGGCGTGGAAGCGCAGGTTCTCGTCCGCAGTCAGGCGATCGTCAAGGCTCGGGTCCTGGAAGATGAGGCCGATCGATTCGCGCACCTTGTTGCGCTGCGTCACAAGGTCATAGCCGGCGATGCGCGCCCGCCCAGCAGTGGGATGCAGCAGGGTACAAAGCATGTTGATGGTGGTCGATTTGCCAGCCCCATTGGGGCCGAGGAAGCCGAAGATTTCCCCAGGGTAGACTTCGAACGAGATGCCTTTGACCGCTTCCAGCTTGCCGTAGTGGCGGGTCAGGCCCTCAACTTCGATGATGGGCGCACCCGTGGGCCGCACTCCCTCGCTCGCTACCGCCATCCGCAGATCCGCCGGCGACTGAATCCGTCCGTTGAGCTGTTCTCCTTGCAATGTCTGCTCTTCAGCAGCCATGTCTGCCATGTATCTCTCCTTCTCTCTCAGCTCTCTCAGCTATCACAGCGGCCAGCTCTTCTAGCCCGCGAAGAAGAGCGCACCGCCCCTCTTCGCTCATGAGGCTGAAGACTGCCTTGAGCTGCTCCTTCATCTGATGCGCCATGTGTTGGCGCAATTCTCGCCCAGAGTCGGTAAACTCAACAAAAACCTGACGACGATCCTGCCGATCACGCCTCCTCATCACCAGCCCCCGTCGTTCCAGGCTGTCAACCGCCCGCACCACCGTCGCGGGATCAAGGTCAAGACGACTGGCCAGCAGACCGATGGTGTACGGCTCCCCCCCTTCTTGCAGTGCCCGCTGCAGCAAGCCCAACACCATGAACTGGGTCGTACTCACAATCACCCCATGCTGATGGGCCCGCTTGAAACTCGCTCCCATCGCCCTCTGAATCTGGCTGAAAAGGCCCGCAAAGCGCTCCGCCTGCTCCTCCAGATCCTGTACTTGCCTTTCACCATCGGTCTCTCTTTCCATGACCCCTGCTTGCTTCCTTTCTTCCTGCGTTGCCAACTCGTTGCTCTACTCAGTTCGTTGTTGCTACCAATTAGTGGTAGTAACAATTATTGACTTAATCAAAGAATAGCACGGTCTTCCACCACTGTCAAGCCCACCCCTCAATTCGATATATCGTTTTTTGAAAGTATAACGATATATCGGGTCAGTGTCAAGGTGGCAGGTTCTCGCTCTGTTCCAGCGGGCCCCTCAAAGGCCCGCTGGCAGGCTCATAGACGGGGCAAAGCTGCGGACTGTTCGTGCTTTCTTCGTGATGCTTGCCTGGTGATCACCAGCCCTGTCCATGGTCAGCCGGTGAGGGTGAGAGACAAAAAGAGAGGAGCAGCGGCGTAATAGAGGGATCGCCACGGCGGCTTTGCCGTCGCAGATGGGAATGGCAAGAGTCTAGGGTGAGGCTGACGCACAGCGACAGGATCACCAGGGATGCAGGCT
Coding sequences within:
- a CDS encoding MarR family winged helix-turn-helix transcriptional regulator, encoding MERETDGERQVQDLEEQAERFAGLFSQIQRAMGASFKRAHQHGVIVSTTQFMVLGLLQRALQEGGEPYTIGLLASRLDLDPATVVRAVDSLERRGLVMRRRDRQDRRQVFVEFTDSGRELRQHMAHQMKEQLKAVFSLMSEEGRCALLRGLEELAAVIAERAEREGEIHGRHGC
- a CDS encoding ATP-binding cassette domain-containing protein — translated: MADMAAEEQTLQGEQLNGRIQSPADLRMAVASEGVRPTGAPIIEVEGLTRHYGKLEAVKGISFEVYPGEIFGFLGPNGAGKSTTINMLCTLLHPTAGRARIAGYDLVTQRNKVRESIGLIFQDPSLDDRLTADENLRFHATVYGLPAAVSKQRREELLKMVDLYDRRDQLVRTFSGGMKRRLEIARGLLHYPRVLFLDEPTIGLDPQTRLHLWSYILNLRQQKQITMFLTTHYMDEAEYCDRIAIIDHGKIVALDTPSRLKDMVGGDVIRLRTSDNAVAAQQIKEHFGVEPRENKGELVFEIAGGEELVPRIVEKVTARIASISVRRPTLDDVFIKLTGREIREEEADVREQMRGFMRSRQWGRR